One Equus quagga isolate Etosha38 chromosome 5, UCLA_HA_Equagga_1.0, whole genome shotgun sequence genomic window carries:
- the E2F6 gene encoding transcription factor E2F6 isoform X2 yields the protein MRKALKVKRPRFDVSLVYLTRKFMDLVRSAPGGILDLNKVATKLGVRKRRVYDITNVLDGIDLVEKKSKNHIRWIGSDLSNFGAVPQQKKLQEELSDLSAMEDALDELIKDCAQQLFELTDDKENERLAYVTYQDIHSIQAFHEQIVIAVKAPAETRLDVPAPREDSITVHIRSTKGPIDVYLCEVEQGHSSNKGVGASSSNSKHAERPDKEENPPQQSEELLEVSN from the exons ATGAGAA AAGCTCTAAAAGTGAAGAGACCTCGTTTTGATGTATCACTGGTTTATTTAACTCGAAAATTTATGGATCTTGTGAGATCTGCTCCTGGGGGTATTCTTGACTTAAACAAGGTTGCAACAAAACTGGGAGTACGGAAACGAAGAGTGTATGACATCACCAACGTCTTAGACGGCATCGACCTGGTCGAGAAGAAGTCCAAGAACCATATTCGATGGAT aggatCTGATCTTAGCAATTTTGGAGCAGTGCCCCAGCAGAAGAAGCTACAGGAGGAACTTTCCGACTTATCAGCAATGGAAGATGCTCTGGATGAGTTAATTAAGGATTGCGCTCAGCAGTTGTTTGAATTAACagatgacaaagaaaatgaaag ACTTGCGTATGTGACATATCAAGATATTCATAGCATCCAAGCCTTCCATGAACAAATCGTTATTGCAGTTAAAGCTCCCGCAGAAACCAGATTGGATGTTCCAGCTCCCAGAGAA GACTCTATCACAGTACACATACGGAGCACCAAAGGCCCCATCGATGTGTACTTATGTGAAGTGGAGCAGGGCCACTCCAGTAATAAAGGTGTGGGGGCCTCTTCATCTAATAGCAAACACGCAGAACGCCCTGATAAAG aagaaaatcctCCACAGCAAAGTGAAGAACTGCTTGAAGTGAGCAACTGA